Part of the Impatiens glandulifera chromosome 8, dImpGla2.1, whole genome shotgun sequence genome is shown below.
CGTCGACATTGactgaatataaaaaaaattgttataaaagaAAGGTAACAGCTAACctttataagattaattaagATCCATAGATTGTAGATAACTTTACGGTGGTAATTTCTTTCCTTTTTATCTTTAGTGACGCAAGGATTATGCGTCAGTAAaagtgtatttttattttatttttatgaagaaCTAAAATGACACTCAAAGTCATGGTCCTTCGGTGATAATCAAACtcataacttttttatttattaaactagtGGACTATTAATCAAACCCGTAACTTTCGGAAAAGTCTAACTTATTGAAATAAAACGAGGTCCACAACTTTATCATTTGTAAATAAACCCAAGCTATCTTTATCCTATTacttaataattgaatttgacATCTCTTTTAATTATATGGATAAGAGGTggtgtaaaatatttatatagagtAATTCAATAATAAGTTGTTGGGGATAAATTGAATCAAATGAGTTTATGCGATTTTGAAAActaaattagaattattaaatcttaaaaaagtTGGAACAATGAAGAATACCGATAGTTTCAACAATATCAACGAGCAAATATAAGCTATACGTTATCAAACACAGAAAATCGATAAACAAATAAGTTGAAATTAATATACCATTGCGAAAAACAACTAAGATTTcgaagataataaaaaaatgtaaaggtAAAAACAGTCTTAATTTATAGTAGAGATAATCAAGCTTTAAATTGAACACATAATTGAATGTTCTTTATTTGAATAGAGTAGCTAGAATTTGTGGAGTTCTATAactattgttttttttctactttttttacAAGTATTAATTGAACTTATGCTTATTTAGATTGTTTGTTTTtatatcaaatcaaacataaagaGGTGGGACTTTTCTTTTATCATGAAATTAGGTGTATTGAATATAGTGTAATTAATTAGTAACATATTTTTGGTACATCTTATTAAGTTTCAAATTGCAAATAGAAATTTGGAGTTGTATGACTTTTTTAGTACATTGGACAGCTAATTTAAAtgcaattaaataaaacaaaactttgACTCTTTCCACTCTACTTGCCTTCATATACAACAAAGAAAAATTGATTTCATTACAAGCAAAAAGAGATGGAAGTGGAGAAATTTGGAGGGTCTTTGCCGGTGCCGAACGTTCAAGAGCTAGTTAAGAAAGAACCGCACATGAAACAAGTTCCGGCGAGGTACATACGACGTCTTGATCTTCATCAAGACGACGATAATGATTTTGCACCGCCCAATATTGTCGATTCTTCCAGTTTACTAGATCAAATCCCTGTCATCGACTTGCATGCACTGCTTTTCTCTTCAGATCATGATTTGTTTCAATCTGAACTCCACAAACTGGACGATGCCTGCAAAAATTGGGGATTCTTTCATGTACtatatctctctttctctttagaATTTGTTCATTCTTTcctatttcttaaataaaaacgATAACATTGATTATTACAGTTGGTTAATCATGGTGTAAGCACTTCACTTGTGAAGCAAATGAAATCAGAAATAGAACAATTCTTCGATTCTCCCATGGAGGAGAAGACTAAGCTTGAACAAGAACCAGGGGATGTACAAGGCTATGGCCAAGCTTTTGTTTTCTCCGACCAGCAGAAGCTCGACTGGTGCGACATGTTGTACCTGCTTACTCTTCCTCTTCATTTGAGAAAACCTCGACTTTGGAAAAATCTCCCACCTTCTTTCAGGTCGATCTTCTCATCTCTCTGTCACATAAAAACAAAGACATCTTAGAGGAAAACATACTTTATACCTACGAATTAACGACACTTTATAACCGTCGATATAATTAGCAACGATAACTTAATACTATTGTTGATTAATCTTTAGCGACGTTTTTGAATACTCTGCAATCGTCGCTATTGAACTTATTTGTAATCTTGTAATGCAGTGAAACGCTAAAAGAATATTCATCGGAGCTAAGCAAACTGTTCATGAAGGTGCTAAACCTACTCGCGAAAATACTAAACATAGATGAGGAGGAAATTGAGGATTTATTTGAAGAAGGGATGCAATCGTCGAGGATCAACTATTACCCACCTTGCCCCCAACCAGACCTGGTCAACGGTCTAACTCCACACTCAGACCCAGTCGGGCTCACCATCCTCCTTCAGGTCAACAATGTCGATGGTTTACAAATACAACATAATGGTTCGTGGGTTCCAATCAAACCACTTCCAGAAGCATTCATTGTCAATATTGGCGATGCTTTAGAGGTAACATGAggatttaacattttaaatcatatatatatataatatagaatcTAGTACACCAAATTGAAGCTTTTTTGGGTTGAAGATAATTAGCAATGGAGCATACAAGAGCATTGAACATAGGGCGATTGTTCATTCAGAAGTGGAGAGGAGGATGTCTATAGCGACGTTTATCACTCCAAGATTGGACGGGAAGGTTGGTCCAGCCAAAAGCTTGACGTGCCCTAAAACTGGAACAGGAACGGCGCCACAATTCTGCACCGTAAGTGTAATCGATTTCATCAAGGGATATATTGGCCGTGAACTAGACCGTAAATTCAATGTGGATGTATTGAGAATCAAAGGCAAGGAGGATGAAGGTGATCCAAAAGagaaatgaatttaattatGGTATATATTATAAGGAGAAGAAATAAGTTGTTATGAGAATAAAGTATTCCTCTATGTATTAAATTGGCTaagtttatatacatattttgtGTCATTTGCATAATTGTATTCAGTTCAATCTTTGTAAAAGTGTCGCTATTACTCTTTACTTTGTTTCAAATCACTATCTAGTTAGTTCGACTTTAACCATAGATATTATTGACCCATGATCCAATAACCATGACTTTTTTTAAACCATGGTTGCtttaatgatttttcttttgttatttcCAATAATTAAACTCTCCTTTGATAGTATACTTGATTTCTAATTGAGCCATGATGGTCTTTCAATGTTCAACttaaattattactattatttgataattaataaaataaaagatgtatACCAGTGACAATCAAATGCCAACCAAATAATTAAAGAAGGTagataaatgatatatttatcaTCCTACAATTGTCCTCGAAAATTTGTCTCATGACATGTCTACATCAATTATGTTGTGGGTTGTGTCAAACTTTGTGTTTATAACAAacaataaagtttaaaaaattaacttttatatcATCTTCAGTTAGGAATTTagataattcttttaaatatggGAAATTTTCtatgagatttttaattattctggTGATTAAGCTTAAACTATGTATGCTCAAAGGTTATAAcaccttatttattttgttattcctATTATTTGAACCTAATGAAAGCTCTTTACTTGTAATTTGATCCCTATTCATTGTTTGATGTAATTGAACAAGTTCTAGAGCTTTTTATTTGTATTCATTTGGAAGTTTTGaagttgatttgattttaaatgtCTTGACGTGTTCGATTTGAATTTCGAATTTGTTATCATAATCCAATTCCTAACTATCTTTTAGCAAACTACTCAAATGGTGACTTTTCTGAAATAGGCGTATCTGACTTCAAGATCGATTCAAATGAAAAGCATTATAACACGAAAGTTTATCGATGAATTCAAATGAAaacattaaaatacaaaaatccACAGGGGGTTAGGGAATCAAACAGAAAATgccttaaaaatattataagggTTGCTAGGTTTGAATGCTCCAATTGCAATTAGAATGGGTTTAGCCATaccaatataataaatactaaatttatccttaaaataaatatgataaatttatacaatttgacatcaaaattactttataaaaaaagtagCATAATACTTTGTCAATTTCTGATcacaaaatacattttaatatccAACTAAATTCAAAACATCCTATCAAAATAATccaatattctaattaattgtacataattatctaaatatttggGGAGGAGTGTAGAGGAAAAGAATTGATAACTTAATTaatagattattattaaaaaataaaaataaatctaaaattaggaatgagttttttaaacccaactttctttttttttttttttttttgttgggttTTGTATTTCCcaatatttatttctaaacatcTTATTTCCAAACTCATTAACTAAACACATGATATTTCTatcatccattttttttttttttcattttcaaacccCTCAACCAAATTCCCACTAAATTTActtgtaaaaaaaaactatcataGTTTTggaacaaaaaataaataaagaaaaaagaggaaTAAACAATCATGGGGCTAAACCAACCCTTGGACAAAGTATTTTGATGGATCTAATAACATACTTTTTAAGCATTGTGACGCCAATATGTTCCTTGAACCTTGTAAGTTGTTAAAATCAAATCCATAAACTCTACTAGAAATGGTTTGAACCCACACAAAACATGGAATCCTCCCAAAAGGCCAAAGTACGATAGCATTATTTCCAAATTGATTCGATCGAAATAACGCTATTTTTTCATAACGTCATTATTATGACACTATTTGAGATTCGTTTCTGAAAGTCCGTGAAGTTGGTTGGGGAGTTCATCACTCTTCTTCGTacatgttaaattttttttgtgtgtcTTTTGTTTAgtctttcattattttaatttttctgatGTCATTCTTTAATAATAGACTATTTTCAAAAAAGGGAACGATAATTTTATCCGTCACTATTGACCAAAATACATATTAAAGCATAAAAAAAATGGTGAAGACTATCAACTGGTTCAACTAccattattattaacttttagTGACAACAATTTGAACAATAGCGACGTTTTTCCAATGACATTTATTTTGGCCGCTTCTTAACAGCAATGGCTAATTCAACCGTCACTAATTCCACTTGTGCCCCTGTCATACTGGTGTTATCTGTACAACTAGGTAATCGGAAAAGTTTAGAAATATTTCAATATACTTAATATAAATAGGTTAACCCACTAAGTTAGTAAAGTAGTAAGAATCggtttaaaaaatcaaaagattACGGGTTCAATTTATCATAAAGTGGTTTAAGTTAAAggcattatattatattatagataaaaagGGAAAATAAGTGTCCACTATATTACAGAgccacttttttatatattgagtttgaaaattaacaTGATCTTACCACCgtgttttaagtgaaaatttaaaacaaattttaaaaatcactttAACTAGTTAACTTATAAATAGTCGTACATCTCATCTTGAATATCTACGTCtgattaaatcattttaaaatagtaGTTTATTTACtcaagttaaaaagttgaagaagaagaaaaattttgaattccGCTGTTTTTAAGATTTGGGGtgtaattttgtaaaaaaaaaaatgtaacttgtataattttatcatatttaatggAATATATTGAAGCCCAAGCCTCAATTATTGAATAATTGGCATcttgttgaatttaaataagtccataaatttatcatatttaatggaatatattaattataaagcCCACGCCTCTATATTCTATCATATTATTGACATCTTGTTTAAAAAGAGGCAAAAGTATGTTAACTTGttgaaataaaacaattccatatttattgaatatattgAATAAGCCCAAGCCAAGCCTAACCctattatattacttaattattatttgaattttagatCACCATTAATTCTGTGAATAAGAACTAACCcaaaataagttatattaagttatttaatctattttgtgttgcaaaattttaatatatattattatttatcaacttatgtttcctttttaaaattattggcCGATCAagtattcttaaaatattttgtgatttatattttttattaataaattctaCTTCTACTAATTGATTTGACAACATACtaatgtattatataaaaaaatatatagtatttaaaaaaaattaaaatatatattttatttacaatttaattcttttaaattatctCACCAATGTAGTTTAGTGGTAAGAGTCAAtcgacttaagagaccaaaaggtcaTGGGTTCGATTACATCTGAAAacactttgagtttaagcggggttATGGAGGTGGGAGTGTAATGCTAGctcttttttattcaaaataaaaaaaaaattaattcttttaaattatttttttaattttatataaatgattatagaaacacttcaatcaaacaaaaatataataatatatattataaaagtcGTCAACATCAAGCATGGGTAGGAAATAGGTAATTTTGAATGATTCCTtgtcctaatatatatatatatatatatatatatatatatatatatatatatatatatatatatatatatatatatatatatatatatatatatttagatttgtaaattttttaactAGTCTGACAATGTTTGACAAAAATTCAAgatatattataacaaaaaaaaatagtcaaagAATTTATACTAAAATTTGTCAATTAAACTATTAAGATAAACTATCTtgacttatatttgtttgaacgGGATGAATTGCACATTTTATTAccatcacatatatatatatatatttttttgtataacttAATGGATGTGTGCATAAAACTTgattatttatacaaattttattaaaattattttttatgcatattatttatacattcgTCTTATAATTACCAGCAACACATGAGATCCTAtctagttatattaataattgaagtAATCAAAGATCAGTGTTCTATTTTGACTTAAATTGTCTTAAAATAAAGTTAGTGTCATTAATAAGTTGTTTCTTTCAAAAAcaattatcacaattttaattatttgagtaTTGTCCTAAATTCTTAATTTGACGTGATATTTTCTacttttgttaatttttcatgttacaaattaattgatatttaaagtaaaatgaaaaattctgagtttctaaattttattatctaaattattgtTGCTTCTACAACTGGGTTTGGTGGGTTTTGCGGAttcttttgtttgaattgaaATGGTTTTATGTGGGTACGGAGTATGGACATGAGTTGTGATAATGTGAaaactcttattattttattttaaatataatttatttatatatttgaaaaattaattaaaagtagaTGTTTTTGTCTATTTGAATCAAACCTTAAATGATTAACTGGTGATAATTCAACTCTGTATAACACAATTTAATGTTTGATGATCATACAAACTAAGTtcgaatttttaataataagtgatttaaaatttaaactaaaatgaagGAGAACCAAGAGAATGCAAAAGAATATTAagacttttttcttttttatatataaattattaattatatcatttagttcatatataacaaaaatattataatactcttatttaaaaatatatatacttatatattaacaccttttataaataaataaaaatatcacttTCTCAAGATTATCTTAAATCaagatttttgaaataatcaaagatttatagttaaaaaaagttatataccAAACTAGTCTACAAGTAATAAACCTAGTTTTAGTAATACTGAATAGTAATTGGTATTACTTACTATTGGTATTACTGATCTTCAACATATTTGTATATCTTTTTATAACTCTTCAGGTTAGCttcttttttatcttctttcaaaatatatagatatcatCCCTTTTAGCTTAGTGACAATAATACTGGATATTCTTGTTCGAGCACGTTATGCGTTTCGCTCATCTAGTTAATTGGTTAAATGTTTTAACAGATTATATGATTAACTCATAGAAATTAATCGCACtccaaaaaaagaaacaaaacacACCgtcctaaaaaaaaaattaaatttaagcgAAAATTACTCTAGATATTAttctatttctcttttaattaaaaataaattaattaattaataacgtACGAAAAATACGAAGAGACGTGACACTCTATGTGACCGGATATGCTGGCTTGTTGTAACTGGTTGAAAACATTAATGTTATCCAGATGactagttttttttgtttttttttaaatcatcatTATTTCTTGTCATCTTTAGCCTTGTTAAAGTCTTAACTTGCTCTAGGTATAAATCCATCAAAACTATTGTAAAATGATAACCAGTaagtcaacttttttttttcatttatttaagcGTTACATTCCTCCGTAATGGAATCGAAC
Proteins encoded:
- the LOC124911761 gene encoding protein SRG1-like; its protein translation is MKQVPARYIRRLDLHQDDDNDFAPPNIVDSSSLLDQIPVIDLHALLFSSDHDLFQSELHKLDDACKNWGFFHLVNHGVSTSLVKQMKSEIEQFFDSPMEEKTKLEQEPGDVQGYGQAFVFSDQQKLDWCDMLYLLTLPLHLRKPRLWKNLPPSFSETLKEYSSELSKLFMKVLNLLAKILNIDEEEIEDLFEEGMQSSRINYYPPCPQPDLVNGLTPHSDPVGLTILLQVNNVDGLQIQHNGSWVPIKPLPEAFIVNIGDALEIISNGAYKSIEHRAIVHSEVERRMSIATFITPRLDGKVGPAKSLTCPKTGTGTAPQFCTVSVIDFIKGYIGRELDRKFNVDVLRIKGKEDEGDPKEK